One genomic window of Solanum stenotomum isolate F172 chromosome 9, ASM1918654v1, whole genome shotgun sequence includes the following:
- the LOC125877908 gene encoding 14 kDa proline-rich protein DC2.15-like, with amino-acid sequence MASKKFFSTLALFLSLNLIFFTFVSSCNTCPKPKPKPKPKPSCPPPPYEPKYKTCPIDTLKLGVCADVLGLVNVVVGSPPVTPCCSLISGLADVEAAICLCTALKANVLGINLNVPISLSLLLNVCSKKVPYGFQCPN; translated from the coding sequence atGGCTTCCAAGAAGTTTTTCTCTACTCTTGCTCTTTTCCTTTCCCTTAACCTAATTTTCTTCACATTTGTTTCAAGTTGTAACACTTGTCCTAAACctaaaccaaaaccaaaaccaaaaccatCATGTCCACCACCACCATATGAACCAAAATACAAAACTTGTCCAATTGATACCTTAAAATTAGGTGTTTGTGCAGATGTTCTTGGATTAgttaatgttgttgttggttcACCACCAGTCACACCTTGTTGTAGTCTTATTTCTGGACTTGCTGATGTTGAAGCTGCCATTTGTCTTTGTACTGCTCTTAAGGCTAATGTTTTAGGGATTAACCTTAATGTCCCTATTTCATTAAGCTTGCTTCTTAATGTTTGCTCCAAGAAAGTTCCTTATGGATTCCAATGTCCAAATTAg
- the LOC125877883 gene encoding protein arginine N-methyltransferase 1.5 isoform X1, translating into MTLGERQGDEKNDSKYCGVETEFNDDMPQLLSLNIHGGFDFVVAPLMDPAYRPSLLVSSNGGSGVLPFAGSDLVLSPSQWSSHVVGKISSWLDLDSEDEMLRRDSEITLKQEIAWASHLSLQACLLPAPKGVTCANYARCVNQILQNLSNMQLWLRIPLEKSDDDDGNRSPNSMQGEEHRDSWEMWNSFRTLGEHHSQLSVALDVLASLPSVNSLARWFGEPVRAAIINSNSFLTNARGYPCLSKRHQNLLTECFNHSIQIVISGQQMQNIPTGTSVSNSHNSNNQSEGVEGMQRHPLRSYLDYIAYLYQKMDPLPEQERFELGYRDYLQSPLQPLMDNLEAQTYETFEKDTTKYIQYQRAVAKALVDRVPDEKASTITTVLMVVGAGRGPLVRASLQAAEETGRKLKVYAVEKNPNAIVTLHSLLKIEGWEKLVTIVSSDMRCWDAPEKADILVSELLGSFGDNELSPECLDGAQRFLKEDGISIPSSYTSFFQPVTASKLYNDIKSHKDLVHFETAYVVKFHRVARLTSPQPVFTFNHPEDSTRKSNHRYTKLRFEIPTDTGSALVHGFAGYFDSVLYKDVHLGIEPSTATPNMFSWFPIFFPLRTPMCVQPGIPLEVHIWRCCGTSKVWYEWGVTSPSSSPIHNCNGRSYWVGL; encoded by the exons ATGACGCTTGGAGAAAGGCAAGGAGATGAGAAAAATGACTCGAAGTACTGCGGAGTGGAAACGGAGTTCAACGATGACATGCCTCAACTTCTCTCCCTCAACATTCATGGCGGATTCGACTTTGTTGTCGCACCATTG atggATCCTGCTTACAGGCCTAGTTTACTGGTGAGTAGCAATGGTGGATCTGGAGTGCTTCCATTCGCTGGGTCAGACTTGGTGCTAAGCCCTTCCCAATGGAGTAGTCATGTTGTTG GTAAAATTAGCTCATGGCTTGACTTGGATTCTGAAGATGAGATGCTTCGGAGGGATTCTGAGATTACATTGAAACAAGAAATAGCCTGGGCTTCTCACCTTTCACTGCAG GCCTGTCTTCTTCCTGCACCCAAGGGAGTGACCTGTGCTAATTATGCCAGATGTGTGAATCAAATTCTACAGAATCTAAGCAATATGCAG TTGTGGCTAAGGATTCCATTGGAGAAatctgatgatgatgatggaaaTAGAAGTCCTAACTCTATG CAGGGTGAAGAACATAGAGATTCATGGGAAATGTGGAACTCATTCCGCACTCTCGGTGAACATCACAGTCAGCTTTCAGTTGCACTTGATGTTTT AGCCTCATTACCCTCTGTGAATTCACTTGCGCGGTGGTTTGGGGAGCCTGTTAGAGCTGCTATAATTAATTCCAAT TCTTTTCTCACCAATGCCCGTGGCTACCCCTGTTTGTCAAAACGACACCAAAATCTATTGACGGAGTGTTTCAACCACTCAATTCAG ATAGTCATCTCTGGACAACAAATGCAGAATATCCCCACAGGAACTTCAGTGTCAAATTCTCACAATAGTAATAATCAAAGTGAGGGCGTTGAGG GCATGCAGCGACATCCGCTAAGGTCATACCTGGACTACATTGCTTATTTGTACCAGAAGATGGATCCACTTCCTGAACAAGAACGCTTTGAG CTTGGTTATAGAGATTACTTACAGTCTCCCTTACAG CCTCTCATGGACAATTTGGAGGCCCAAACTTATGAAACATTTGAGAAAGACACAACCAAGTACATACAG TATCAAAGAGCAGTTGCGAAAGCTTTAGTGGACAGGGTTCCAGATGAAAAGGCATCTACAATCACTACT GTCTTGATGGTTGTTGGGGCTGGACGTGGACCTCTTGTCAGAGCTTCACTGCAG GCTGCTGAAGAGACTGGACGCAAGTTGAAAGTTTATGCTGTCGAGAAAAATCCAAATGCAATCGTCACCCTTCAT AGCTTACTAAAGATTGAGGGCTGGGAAAAACTTGTCACCATAGTTTCAAGTGACATGCGCTGCTGGGATGCTCCCGAGAAAGCTGATATTTTG GTTAGTGAATTGCTTGGGTCATTTGGAGACAATGAGCTGTCACCTGAGTGTCTTGATGGTGCTCAAAGATTCCTGAAAGAAGACGGAATTTCAATTCCATCATC GTATACAAGTTTTTTCCAGCCTGTGACTGCTTCAAAATTATACAATGAT ATTAAATCTCACAAAGATCTTGTGCACTTCGAAACTGCTTATGTTGTCAAGTTCCACCGTGTAGCAAGGCTTACTTCTCCTCAACCA GTCTTTACATTCAATCATCCAGAGGACTCAACTAGGAAAAGCAATCACCGGTATACAAAGCTACGGTTTGAGATACCCACTGACACTGGATCAGCCCTGGTTCATG GATTTGCTGGCTATTTTGATTCTGTACTTTACAAGGATGTTCATCTTGGTATTGAGCCATCAACAGCAACACCTAACATGTTCAGCTG GTTCCCTATATTTTTCCCATTGCGGACACCTATGTGTGTTCAACCGGGCATTCCTCTAGAAGTTCATATCTGGCGTTGTTGTGGTACTTCAAAG GTTTGGTACGAGTGGGGCGTGACTTCTCCCAGCTCATCTCCTATACACAACTGCAATGGTCGCTCATACTGGGTTGGCTTGTAA
- the LOC125877883 gene encoding protein arginine N-methyltransferase 1.5 isoform X2, which yields MTLGERQGDEKNDSKYCGVETEFNDDMPQLLSLNIHGGFDFVVAPLMDPAYRPSLLVSSNGGSGVLPFAGSDLVLSPSQWSSHVVGKISSWLDLDSEDEMLRRDSEITLKQEIAWASHLSLQACLLPAPKGVTCANYARCVNQILQNLSNMQLWLRIPLEKSDDDDGNRSPNSMGEEHRDSWEMWNSFRTLGEHHSQLSVALDVLASLPSVNSLARWFGEPVRAAIINSNSFLTNARGYPCLSKRHQNLLTECFNHSIQIVISGQQMQNIPTGTSVSNSHNSNNQSEGVEGMQRHPLRSYLDYIAYLYQKMDPLPEQERFELGYRDYLQSPLQPLMDNLEAQTYETFEKDTTKYIQYQRAVAKALVDRVPDEKASTITTVLMVVGAGRGPLVRASLQAAEETGRKLKVYAVEKNPNAIVTLHSLLKIEGWEKLVTIVSSDMRCWDAPEKADILVSELLGSFGDNELSPECLDGAQRFLKEDGISIPSSYTSFFQPVTASKLYNDIKSHKDLVHFETAYVVKFHRVARLTSPQPVFTFNHPEDSTRKSNHRYTKLRFEIPTDTGSALVHGFAGYFDSVLYKDVHLGIEPSTATPNMFSWFPIFFPLRTPMCVQPGIPLEVHIWRCCGTSKVWYEWGVTSPSSSPIHNCNGRSYWVGL from the exons ATGACGCTTGGAGAAAGGCAAGGAGATGAGAAAAATGACTCGAAGTACTGCGGAGTGGAAACGGAGTTCAACGATGACATGCCTCAACTTCTCTCCCTCAACATTCATGGCGGATTCGACTTTGTTGTCGCACCATTG atggATCCTGCTTACAGGCCTAGTTTACTGGTGAGTAGCAATGGTGGATCTGGAGTGCTTCCATTCGCTGGGTCAGACTTGGTGCTAAGCCCTTCCCAATGGAGTAGTCATGTTGTTG GTAAAATTAGCTCATGGCTTGACTTGGATTCTGAAGATGAGATGCTTCGGAGGGATTCTGAGATTACATTGAAACAAGAAATAGCCTGGGCTTCTCACCTTTCACTGCAG GCCTGTCTTCTTCCTGCACCCAAGGGAGTGACCTGTGCTAATTATGCCAGATGTGTGAATCAAATTCTACAGAATCTAAGCAATATGCAG TTGTGGCTAAGGATTCCATTGGAGAAatctgatgatgatgatggaaaTAGAAGTCCTAACTCTATG GGTGAAGAACATAGAGATTCATGGGAAATGTGGAACTCATTCCGCACTCTCGGTGAACATCACAGTCAGCTTTCAGTTGCACTTGATGTTTT AGCCTCATTACCCTCTGTGAATTCACTTGCGCGGTGGTTTGGGGAGCCTGTTAGAGCTGCTATAATTAATTCCAAT TCTTTTCTCACCAATGCCCGTGGCTACCCCTGTTTGTCAAAACGACACCAAAATCTATTGACGGAGTGTTTCAACCACTCAATTCAG ATAGTCATCTCTGGACAACAAATGCAGAATATCCCCACAGGAACTTCAGTGTCAAATTCTCACAATAGTAATAATCAAAGTGAGGGCGTTGAGG GCATGCAGCGACATCCGCTAAGGTCATACCTGGACTACATTGCTTATTTGTACCAGAAGATGGATCCACTTCCTGAACAAGAACGCTTTGAG CTTGGTTATAGAGATTACTTACAGTCTCCCTTACAG CCTCTCATGGACAATTTGGAGGCCCAAACTTATGAAACATTTGAGAAAGACACAACCAAGTACATACAG TATCAAAGAGCAGTTGCGAAAGCTTTAGTGGACAGGGTTCCAGATGAAAAGGCATCTACAATCACTACT GTCTTGATGGTTGTTGGGGCTGGACGTGGACCTCTTGTCAGAGCTTCACTGCAG GCTGCTGAAGAGACTGGACGCAAGTTGAAAGTTTATGCTGTCGAGAAAAATCCAAATGCAATCGTCACCCTTCAT AGCTTACTAAAGATTGAGGGCTGGGAAAAACTTGTCACCATAGTTTCAAGTGACATGCGCTGCTGGGATGCTCCCGAGAAAGCTGATATTTTG GTTAGTGAATTGCTTGGGTCATTTGGAGACAATGAGCTGTCACCTGAGTGTCTTGATGGTGCTCAAAGATTCCTGAAAGAAGACGGAATTTCAATTCCATCATC GTATACAAGTTTTTTCCAGCCTGTGACTGCTTCAAAATTATACAATGAT ATTAAATCTCACAAAGATCTTGTGCACTTCGAAACTGCTTATGTTGTCAAGTTCCACCGTGTAGCAAGGCTTACTTCTCCTCAACCA GTCTTTACATTCAATCATCCAGAGGACTCAACTAGGAAAAGCAATCACCGGTATACAAAGCTACGGTTTGAGATACCCACTGACACTGGATCAGCCCTGGTTCATG GATTTGCTGGCTATTTTGATTCTGTACTTTACAAGGATGTTCATCTTGGTATTGAGCCATCAACAGCAACACCTAACATGTTCAGCTG GTTCCCTATATTTTTCCCATTGCGGACACCTATGTGTGTTCAACCGGGCATTCCTCTAGAAGTTCATATCTGGCGTTGTTGTGGTACTTCAAAG GTTTGGTACGAGTGGGGCGTGACTTCTCCCAGCTCATCTCCTATACACAACTGCAATGGTCGCTCATACTGGGTTGGCTTGTAA